Proteins encoded in a region of the Dehalococcoidia bacterium genome:
- the alaS gene encoding alanine--tRNA ligase, translating into MTPSPASRSTPPTTSAEIRQAYLDFFQQRGHKLRASSSLVPEGDPTLLFTTAGMVQMKDYFLGKTKAPAPRMTSCQKCFRTTDIDSVGDSKHLTFFEMLGNFSVGDYFKKEAVAWAWEFVTEVLRLPKERLWATVYLNDDEAFGYWRALGVPEERMRRYGESDNWWGPPGDEGPCGPCSEIHYDFGAEYGCGKPGCGEPSCPCGRFVELWNLVFMQFYQDKQKKRTPLPKPNIDTGAGLERFSAVQQGKRTVYDTDVFQPLLQRIAQMAGTTYGKDPSTGSGQGEIDYAMRVVAEHARGVTFLIADGVAPGNEGRGYVLRRILRRAVRFGKKAGLTSPFVGQIAQAVIERMGRQYPEMARQRESILRVIGEEETRFSETLDTGLELLENQIVPVYAGVIKTVEEWKQKVPILIQASFRQYVGNAPPTPIPVGDKVALFINMFNSEMSSMSRQIEKLLTQSAEDRLIAKTQLYTAVYKQLETIKKEMEKLTIPAPTTTSVSTEQHVLGFLNELLERLTQTASTLSGEVAFVLHDTYGFPPELTEEIAREHGLSVDMAGYEREMERQRERARASAKFTVGERGPVDAYQRFAKSGLRFVGYDTKRHKSKVVGILAGGAPVQGAEKGQEVEVVLQETPFYAEGGGQVGDTGMLRGPRGVIQVTDTQKPLADVIIHRGKVVEGGVAVGDGVDAEVDAARRNDIASNHTGTHLLHAALRKVLGPQVRQAGSLVAAERLRFDFSQLVALAPEELSQVQALVNDKVRQDVPVRYKVLPYAQAVAEGALAFFGEKYGDEVRVVEVDGDPSTGSPKESGVLRTGQAFSTELCGGTHVSRTGVIGLCLVVSESSVGSGMRRVEALTGRAAEAHVQSRLGLLERVARQLQATPDTLDARVKAMQDELDRERKRASALERDVAKRAVESLLADVRQVDGVNVLAARVPASTVEALRETGDWLKAKLKSCVLVMGAVIEEQPRFVVMVTPDLVQKGYHAGDIVKKVAAVAGGGGGGRPELAQAGGKQKDKLDEALRLAPQLVKRS; encoded by the coding sequence ATGACCCCGTCGCCAGCTTCGCGCTCCACGCCCCCCACGACCAGCGCCGAGATACGCCAGGCGTACCTGGACTTCTTCCAGCAGCGTGGCCACAAGCTCAGGGCCAGCTCCAGCCTCGTGCCGGAGGGCGACCCCACGCTGCTCTTCACCACCGCCGGCATGGTCCAGATGAAGGACTATTTCCTGGGCAAGACCAAGGCCCCCGCGCCGCGCATGACCTCCTGCCAGAAGTGCTTCCGCACCACGGACATTGACTCCGTCGGCGACTCGAAGCACCTGACCTTCTTCGAGATGCTGGGCAACTTCAGCGTCGGCGACTACTTCAAGAAGGAGGCGGTCGCCTGGGCGTGGGAGTTCGTGACGGAGGTGCTCAGGCTGCCCAAGGAGCGACTGTGGGCGACCGTCTATCTGAACGACGACGAGGCGTTCGGCTACTGGCGTGCGCTGGGAGTGCCGGAGGAGCGCATGCGGCGCTACGGCGAGTCCGACAACTGGTGGGGCCCGCCCGGCGACGAGGGACCCTGCGGGCCGTGCTCGGAGATTCACTACGACTTCGGCGCGGAGTACGGCTGCGGCAAGCCTGGCTGCGGCGAGCCGTCCTGCCCGTGCGGGCGCTTCGTGGAGCTGTGGAACCTGGTGTTCATGCAGTTCTACCAGGACAAGCAGAAGAAGCGCACGCCGCTCCCGAAGCCGAACATTGACACAGGCGCGGGCCTTGAGCGGTTCAGCGCCGTCCAGCAGGGCAAGCGCACCGTCTATGACACGGACGTCTTTCAGCCGCTGCTCCAGCGCATCGCGCAGATGGCGGGCACGACGTACGGCAAGGATCCTTCGACAGGCTCAGGGCAGGGTGAAATCGACTACGCGATGCGCGTGGTGGCGGAGCACGCGCGGGGCGTGACGTTCCTGATTGCCGACGGCGTCGCGCCGGGCAACGAGGGGCGCGGCTACGTGCTGCGGCGCATCCTGCGGCGCGCGGTGCGGTTCGGGAAGAAGGCGGGGCTGACATCGCCGTTCGTGGGCCAGATAGCGCAGGCGGTCATCGAGCGGATGGGCAGGCAGTACCCGGAGATGGCGCGCCAGCGCGAGTCCATCCTGCGCGTCATCGGCGAGGAGGAGACGCGGTTCAGCGAGACGCTGGACACCGGCCTTGAACTACTCGAAAACCAAATAGTGCCGGTTTATGCCGGTGTCATCAAAACGGTCGAGGAATGGAAACAGAAGGTCCCCATTTTGATTCAAGCCAGTTTCAGACAGTACGTCGGTAATGCACCACCCACGCCTATTCCTGTTGGGGACAAGGTTGCATTGTTTATCAACATGTTCAACAGTGAGATGTCGTCGATGTCCAGGCAGATTGAGAAGTTACTTACGCAATCTGCTGAGGACAGACTGATAGCCAAAACTCAGCTATATACAGCAGTTTATAAACAATTAGAAACCATCAAAAAAGAGATGGAGAAGCTCACTATTCCCGCGCCCACTACGACTAGTGTATCGACTGAGCAACACGTGCTTGGTTTCTTGAACGAACTTTTGGAACGATTGACACAAACTGCTTCTACGTTGTCCGGAGAAGTGGCATTCGTCCTCCATGACACCTACGGCTTTCCGCCGGAGTTGACGGAGGAGATCGCACGCGAGCACGGCCTGTCCGTTGACATGGCTGGCTACGAGCGTGAGATGGAACGGCAGCGGGAGCGCGCACGCGCCAGCGCCAAGTTCACCGTCGGCGAGCGCGGCCCCGTGGACGCATACCAGCGGTTCGCCAAGTCGGGCTTGCGGTTCGTCGGCTACGACACCAAGCGGCATAAGTCCAAGGTCGTCGGCATCCTCGCGGGCGGCGCGCCTGTCCAGGGCGCGGAAAAGGGCCAGGAGGTCGAGGTCGTCCTTCAGGAGACGCCGTTCTACGCGGAGGGCGGCGGCCAGGTGGGCGACACGGGCATGCTGCGCGGCCCGCGCGGCGTGATCCAGGTCACGGACACGCAGAAGCCGCTCGCCGACGTCATCATTCACAGGGGCAAGGTCGTCGAGGGCGGCGTCGCGGTGGGCGACGGCGTGGATGCGGAGGTGGACGCGGCGCGTCGCAACGACATCGCGAGCAACCACACGGGTACGCACCTGCTCCACGCGGCGCTGCGGAAGGTGCTCGGCCCGCAGGTGCGGCAGGCCGGCTCGCTGGTCGCGGCGGAGCGGCTGCGCTTCGACTTCTCGCAGCTTGTCGCGCTGGCGCCGGAGGAGCTGTCGCAGGTGCAGGCGCTGGTCAACGACAAGGTGCGCCAGGACGTGCCCGTCCGCTACAAGGTTCTGCCCTACGCCCAGGCGGTCGCGGAGGGCGCGCTCGCCTTCTTCGGCGAGAAGTACGGCGACGAGGTGCGCGTCGTGGAGGTGGACGGCGATCCTTCGACAGGCTCTCCGAAGGAGTCCGGAGTCCTTCGGACAGGACAGGCTTTCAGCACGGAGCTGTGCGGCGGGACGCACGTGTCGCGCACGGGGGTTATCGGCCTGTGCCTGGTGGTCAGCGAGAGCAGCGTCGGCAGCGGCATGCGCCGTGTGGAGGCGCTCACGGGCCGCGCGGCGGAGGCGCACGTGCAGAGCCGCCTGGGGCTGCTGGAGCGCGTCGCGCGGCAGCTTCAGGCCACGCCGGACACGCTCGACGCGCGCGTGAAGGCGATGCAGGACGAGCTGGACAGGGAGCGCAAGCGCGCATCCGCGCTGGAGCGCGACGTTGCGAAGCGCGCCGTCGAGTCGCTGCTGGCGGACGTGCGGCAGGTGGACGGCGTCAACGTGCTGGCGGCGCGCGTCCCCGCGAGCACCGTCGAGGCGCTGCGCGAGACCGGCGACTGGCTCAAGGCCAAGCTCAAGAGCTGCGTCCTCGTCATGGGCGCCGTCATCGAGGAGCAGCCGCGCTTCGTGGTGATGGTCACGCCGGACCTGGTGCAGAAGGGCTACCACGCGGGCGACATCGTGAAGAAGGTGGCCGCGGTGGCGGGCGGCGGCGGCGGCGGGCGTCCGGAGCTTGCCCAGGCGGGCGGCAAGCAGAAGGACAAGCTGGACGAGGCCCTGCGGCTGGCCCCGCAGCTCGTCAAGCGGTCGTAG
- the ruvX gene encoding Holliday junction resolvase RuvX: MNAEFGNSLMDSPRILCLDVGDRRIGVAVGDTGIALARPLTVIHRKGGRPDLDAVAQLAREHNAERIVVGLPRSLDGTLGPQARKVQAFVAALKRHVDAPIEMWDEQFSTAEAERLMAETGVRWEKRRGQVDAIAAAVVLQSYLDSRRAATSATHETEP, from the coding sequence ATGAACGCCGAATTTGGAAATAGCCTCATGGACAGCCCGCGCATCCTCTGTCTGGACGTCGGCGACAGGCGTATCGGCGTCGCTGTCGGCGATACGGGCATCGCTCTGGCGCGACCACTGACGGTCATCCACCGCAAGGGCGGACGGCCCGACCTCGACGCCGTGGCGCAGCTTGCGCGGGAGCACAACGCGGAGCGCATCGTGGTGGGCCTGCCGCGCTCGCTGGACGGCACGCTGGGGCCACAGGCGCGCAAGGTGCAGGCGTTCGTCGCGGCGCTGAAGCGCCACGTGGACGCGCCCATCGAGATGTGGGACGAGCAATTCTCGACCGCGGAGGCGGAGCGGCTCATGGCGGAGACGGGCGTGCGCTGGGAGAAACGCCGCGGGCAGGTGGACGCCATCGCCGCGGCGGTGGTGTTACAGTCGTACCTGGACAGCAGGCGCGCCGCCACGAGCGCCACCCACGAGACGGAACCATGA
- a CDS encoding shikimate dehydrogenase: MTLHVGIIGFPVGHSISPAFQQAAFDRAGVDARYERWETPPDRLREAVERLRGEGYLGANVTVPHKQAVIPLLDELDAVARRTGAVNTIVNRKGRLTGYNTDAPGFLRALREDARFEPAGKRALIVGAGGAARAVAFALADAKAAAILIANRNLDRAQALADAVHAAGAKAVAMEMQRGWVMGALLEIDLVVNCTTVGMRSTGTEQESPLDAAHLRREMLVCDLVYNPSETTLMRAARTLGCKALGGLPMLVYQGALAFEMWTGKKAPLQVMFQAARRALG; the protein is encoded by the coding sequence ATGACCCTCCACGTCGGCATCATCGGCTTTCCGGTCGGCCACTCCATCTCGCCCGCGTTCCAGCAGGCCGCGTTCGACCGCGCGGGCGTGGACGCGCGCTACGAGCGATGGGAGACGCCGCCCGACAGGCTGCGGGAGGCCGTCGAGCGGCTGCGCGGCGAGGGCTACCTGGGCGCGAACGTGACCGTGCCGCACAAGCAGGCGGTCATCCCGCTGCTGGACGAGCTTGACGCCGTGGCGCGGCGCACCGGCGCGGTGAACACCATCGTCAATCGCAAAGGGCGGCTCACAGGGTATAATACGGACGCGCCGGGCTTTCTGCGGGCGCTCCGCGAGGACGCGCGCTTCGAGCCCGCGGGCAAGCGCGCGCTTATCGTGGGGGCGGGCGGCGCAGCGCGGGCGGTGGCGTTCGCGCTGGCGGACGCGAAGGCCGCGGCCATTCTCATCGCGAACCGCAATCTGGACCGCGCGCAGGCGCTCGCCGACGCGGTGCATGCCGCCGGCGCAAAGGCTGTCGCAATGGAGATGCAACGCGGCTGGGTGATGGGCGCGCTGTTGGAGATTGACCTTGTGGTCAACTGCACGACCGTCGGCATGCGCTCCACCGGCACCGAACAGGAGTCGCCGCTGGACGCGGCGCACCTGCGGCGCGAGATGCTTGTCTGCGACCTGGTCTACAACCCGTCGGAGACGACGCTGATGCGGGCGGCGCGCACGCTAGGATGCAAGGCGCTGGGCGGCCTGCCGATGCTGGTGTACCAGGGTGCGCTCGCGTTCGAGATGTGGACGGGCAAGAAGGCACCGCTCCAAGTCATGTTCCAGGCGGCCCGCAGAGCCCTGGGTTAG
- a CDS encoding YkvA family protein, translating to MSNKEPLGFGRFKRKAEELLRNLPELYRLPVNAAKKADKNRHVIAKGWDDLTTLNRLVRAYAKGQYKEVPRQTIAVVVAAILYFVSPFDVIPDFLPLVGFVDDLRVLVFAVRGIKGDIDRFREWEKGELKAPA from the coding sequence ATGAGTAACAAAGAACCACTCGGGTTTGGACGTTTCAAACGTAAAGCCGAGGAATTGCTTAGGAACTTACCAGAGCTATACCGCCTTCCAGTAAATGCGGCAAAAAAAGCAGACAAGAACAGGCATGTCATTGCAAAGGGCTGGGATGACCTTACTACATTGAATCGCCTTGTAAGGGCTTACGCCAAGGGCCAATACAAAGAGGTCCCTCGGCAAACTATTGCTGTTGTAGTCGCAGCCATCCTATACTTCGTCAGTCCATTTGACGTGATTCCTGATTTTCTACCTCTGGTGGGATTCGTGGACGACCTGCGCGTTCTTGTCTTTGCCGTCAGGGGGATAAAAGGCGACATTGACCGGTTCAGGGAGTGGGAAAAGGGCGAGCTGAAAGCACCCGCATAG
- the aroC gene encoding chorismate synthase, whose translation MFFRWYTAGESHGRALVAWLEGVPAGLRVDEEYVARDLARRQKGYGRGGRMKIEKDHAQILSGVRHGLTLGGPIAMLIENKDWVNWTEKMSVAPVEKATEPITRLRPGHADYPGVMKYGLDDVRNILERASARETAARVAVGAVARRFLEEFGVSVNAHVASIGAVKAMPQPPIDWAKVEESPVRCADPRVEQAMIRAVDDAKAAGDTVGGVVEVIAEGAPVGLGSHVQWDRKLDARIAHAMMGINAVKGVEIGMGFAGAELPGSKVHDVFDPLKPGERTFRRLTNNAGGIEGGMSNGEPVVVRFAVKPISTLANPLPSVDLRTGEKVQAHFERSDVCQTPPACVIGEAMLAIVLADAMLEKFGGDHISETLRNYRGYMDTVGPRDGKPNGQRPPDDA comes from the coding sequence ATGTTCTTCCGGTGGTACACGGCGGGCGAGTCGCACGGACGCGCGCTGGTCGCATGGCTGGAGGGCGTCCCGGCGGGCCTGCGCGTTGACGAGGAGTACGTCGCGCGGGACCTGGCGCGGCGGCAGAAGGGCTACGGGCGCGGCGGGCGCATGAAGATCGAAAAGGACCACGCCCAGATACTCTCCGGCGTGCGCCACGGCCTGACGCTCGGCGGCCCCATCGCCATGCTCATCGAGAACAAGGACTGGGTCAACTGGACGGAGAAGATGAGCGTCGCGCCCGTCGAGAAGGCAACGGAGCCTATCACCCGCCTGCGTCCCGGTCACGCCGACTACCCGGGCGTGATGAAGTACGGCTTGGACGATGTGCGCAACATTCTGGAGCGGGCCAGCGCTCGCGAGACGGCGGCGCGCGTCGCGGTCGGCGCGGTGGCGCGGCGCTTCCTGGAGGAGTTCGGCGTCAGCGTCAACGCGCACGTCGCGTCCATCGGCGCGGTTAAGGCGATGCCTCAGCCGCCCATTGACTGGGCGAAGGTCGAGGAGTCGCCGGTGCGCTGCGCCGACCCCCGCGTGGAGCAGGCGATGATACGCGCAGTTGACGACGCGAAGGCTGCGGGCGACACGGTCGGCGGCGTCGTGGAGGTCATCGCGGAGGGCGCACCGGTCGGGCTGGGCAGTCACGTGCAGTGGGACCGCAAGCTGGACGCGCGCATCGCGCACGCCATGATGGGCATCAACGCGGTCAAGGGCGTCGAAATCGGCATGGGCTTCGCTGGCGCGGAGCTTCCCGGCTCCAAAGTGCACGACGTCTTCGACCCGCTGAAGCCGGGCGAGCGGACGTTCCGCCGACTCACCAACAACGCGGGCGGCATCGAGGGCGGCATGAGCAACGGCGAGCCTGTCGTCGTGCGCTTCGCCGTCAAGCCCATCTCGACGCTCGCCAACCCGCTGCCGTCGGTGGACCTGCGCACCGGCGAGAAGGTGCAGGCGCACTTCGAGCGCAGCGACGTGTGTCAGACGCCGCCCGCCTGCGTCATCGGCGAGGCGATGCTGGCGATTGTCCTGGCCGACGCCATGCTGGAGAAGTTCGGCGGCGACCACATCAGCGAGACGCTGCGCAACTATCGTGGCTACATGGACACGGTAGGCCCGCGCGATGGCAAACCCAACGGCCAGCGCCCGCCGGACGATGCGTAG
- the aroB gene encoding 3-dehydroquinate synthase: protein MTAPQRIFLVGFSFTGKTEAGRLAAHRLGWTFVDTDHMIVARESKSIADIFAPHGGEARFRELERQALTEAAARERVVVSTGGGAVTDPRNRELMRASGVVVCLEAQPETILARLRAEQATSSGTVRPLLAAPDPLRHIQSLKEQRQASYAAAADWTAHTDNLTTGEVATEILRGYDAGKRRFTPPAGHDGPTCVVRTATEVCPIYVGWGALDDLGRRMRDAGLSGTAYVISDESVLARYGARALVSLRGAGFTADSMAVPPGEPSKTLEMAGRIYDWLVAHRAERGHTIVALGGGVVGDLAGFVAATFLRGVPFVQAPTSLLAMVDASVGGKVAVNHKEAKNSIGAFYQPRLVLADVSTLSTLPPRELTSGWAEVVKHGAIMDAALFALFEEKADALKALEPQLTADVIGRSVAIKARVASEDEKETTGLRTLLNYGHTIGHALESATSYEGYLHGEAVAVGMVGAAIISQRMGLLTPDAVERLRKLLQRFGLPVASPGVSRDAVLRAMSLDKKVEGRAIKWVLLEGIGRAVVRRDVPEADVMAALQALGVQ, encoded by the coding sequence ATGACTGCCCCACAGCGCATCTTCCTTGTCGGGTTCTCCTTCACGGGCAAGACCGAGGCCGGGCGTCTGGCCGCCCATCGCCTGGGCTGGACCTTCGTGGACACCGACCACATGATCGTGGCCCGTGAGAGCAAGTCCATCGCCGACATCTTCGCCCCGCACGGCGGGGAGGCACGCTTCCGCGAACTTGAGCGGCAGGCGCTCACGGAGGCCGCCGCGCGCGAGCGCGTCGTGGTCAGCACCGGCGGTGGCGCCGTGACAGACCCGCGCAACCGCGAGCTTATGCGCGCAAGCGGCGTCGTCGTCTGCCTGGAGGCGCAGCCGGAGACCATCCTGGCGCGGCTTCGCGCGGAACAGGCAACATCCTCGGGTACTGTCCGGCCTCTCCTCGCCGCGCCCGACCCGCTGCGGCACATCCAGAGTCTGAAGGAGCAGCGACAGGCGTCCTATGCCGCCGCGGCGGACTGGACAGCGCACACCGACAACCTGACCACGGGCGAGGTCGCGACCGAGATACTGCGCGGCTACGACGCGGGCAAGCGCCGCTTCACCCCGCCGGCCGGGCATGACGGCCCGACCTGCGTGGTGCGGACGGCCACGGAGGTCTGCCCCATCTACGTGGGCTGGGGCGCCCTGGACGACCTGGGCCGCCGGATGCGCGACGCGGGGCTGTCCGGCACGGCCTACGTCATCAGCGACGAGAGTGTGCTGGCCCGCTACGGCGCGCGCGCGCTGGTCTCTCTGCGCGGGGCCGGCTTCACGGCGGACTCGATGGCCGTGCCGCCCGGCGAGCCGAGCAAGACGCTGGAGATGGCGGGCCGCATCTACGACTGGCTCGTGGCGCACCGCGCCGAGCGCGGGCACACCATCGTCGCGCTGGGCGGCGGCGTCGTCGGCGACCTGGCGGGCTTTGTCGCGGCCACGTTCCTGCGGGGCGTGCCCTTCGTGCAGGCGCCCACGAGCCTGCTGGCGATGGTGGACGCATCCGTCGGCGGCAAGGTGGCGGTCAACCACAAGGAGGCGAAGAACAGCATCGGGGCCTTCTACCAGCCGCGCCTCGTGCTGGCGGACGTCAGCACCCTGTCCACATTGCCTCCCAGAGAGCTGACGTCCGGCTGGGCGGAGGTCGTCAAGCACGGCGCCATCATGGACGCGGCGCTGTTCGCCTTGTTCGAGGAGAAAGCGGACGCCTTGAAGGCGCTGGAACCGCAGCTCACGGCGGATGTCATTGGCCGCAGCGTCGCGATCAAGGCGCGCGTGGCGAGCGAGGATGAGAAGGAGACCACGGGGCTGCGCACGCTGCTGAACTACGGCCACACCATCGGGCACGCGCTGGAGTCGGCCACCAGCTACGAGGGCTACCTGCACGGCGAGGCCGTCGCGGTGGGCATGGTGGGCGCGGCGATCATCAGCCAGCGCATGGGGCTGCTCACGCCGGACGCCGTCGAGCGGCTGCGCAAGCTGCTTCAGCGCTTCGGCTTGCCCGTCGCGTCCCCCGGCGTCTCGCGGGACGCCGTCCTTCGCGCCATGTCGCTGGACAAGAAGGTGGAAGGCAGGGCTATCAAGTGGGTCTTGCTTGAGGGAATCGGGCGGGCCGTCGTGCGGCGCGACGTGCCGGAAGCAGACGTGATGGCCGCGCTGCAGGCGCTGGGCGTCCAGTAG
- a CDS encoding CoA transferase, which translates to MPLPLEGYKVIDFSVAIFGSMNSMMLGDMGADVIKVEPLEGDFMRISTFRSGDGARFMSCNRSKRSLSVNLKDDRGKEMVWKLLKDCDVVIQNFRPGVMERMGFGYKAVSAINPRVIMVSQYGYGETGPLAHRMGGDLWAQCMGGVVALQGSPSGPPYIGGVAWADHGGGVMASMATLSAILARERYGVGQEVTLNLLDTVIHMQSATIADWLVDGRLLKKSGRGWGAGFPYGAYPCKDGDIVTLMGRDDLEWPVLCKLLDIEWILEDKRYETHMMRLGLKDELYPVLDEAFKKKTRAEWVEAFRKVKLRVDPALDYKELFEHPQVYENEMVIEQQHPEFGKIRLTGIPYKMKGTPLPPPQMPPPLLGQHTREIMRSLGYAEETIQRYWDEGVVGITDPPSPR; encoded by the coding sequence ATGCCCCTGCCGCTGGAAGGCTACAAGGTCATTGACTTCAGCGTAGCCATCTTCGGCTCCATGAACAGCATGATGCTGGGCGACATGGGCGCCGACGTGATCAAGGTGGAGCCGCTGGAGGGCGACTTCATGCGCATCTCCACCTTCCGCTCCGGCGACGGCGCGCGCTTCATGAGCTGCAACCGCTCCAAGCGCAGCCTGTCCGTCAACCTGAAGGACGACCGGGGCAAGGAGATGGTGTGGAAGCTGCTCAAGGACTGCGACGTAGTCATCCAGAACTTCCGGCCCGGCGTCATGGAGCGGATGGGGTTCGGGTACAAGGCGGTGTCCGCGATTAACCCGCGGGTCATCATGGTGTCCCAGTACGGCTATGGAGAAACGGGCCCGCTGGCGCACCGAATGGGCGGCGACCTGTGGGCGCAGTGCATGGGCGGCGTTGTCGCGCTCCAGGGCAGCCCCAGCGGCCCACCGTACATCGGCGGCGTGGCCTGGGCCGACCACGGCGGCGGCGTCATGGCGAGCATGGCCACCCTTTCGGCCATCCTGGCGCGGGAGCGCTACGGCGTTGGCCAGGAGGTCACGCTGAACCTGCTGGACACGGTCATTCACATGCAGAGCGCCACCATAGCCGACTGGCTGGTGGACGGCCGCCTGCTCAAGAAGTCGGGCCGCGGCTGGGGCGCGGGCTTCCCCTATGGCGCCTACCCGTGCAAGGACGGCGACATCGTCACCCTCATGGGCAGGGACGACCTGGAGTGGCCCGTGCTGTGCAAGCTGCTGGACATTGAGTGGATACTGGAAGACAAGCGCTACGAAACGCACATGATGCGTCTGGGGCTCAAGGATGAGTTGTACCCCGTCCTGGACGAGGCGTTCAAGAAGAAGACCCGCGCCGAATGGGTGGAGGCATTCCGCAAAGTCAAGCTGCGCGTTGACCCGGCCCTGGATTACAAGGAGCTGTTCGAGCATCCGCAGGTCTATGAGAACGAGATGGTTATCGAGCAGCAGCACCCGGAGTTCGGCAAGATTCGACTCACGGGCATTCCCTACAAGATGAAGGGCACACCTCTTCCGCCGCCCCAGATGCCTCCGCCCCTGCTGGGACAGCACACGCGCGAGATTATGCGCTCGCTCGGCTACGCGGAAGAGACGATTCAGCGGTACTGGGACGAGGGCGTCGTCGGCATCACCGACCCGCCCTCTCCGCGGTAG
- a CDS encoding ABC transporter substrate-binding protein has product MRSLQRWLAWPAALALLAAACNPPIVAVPTPAPARPTPAPSPTPASAPVSGGALRVAVAEQPPESSRLDPHEEPTPAIQAVVGPVYSGLVQFDPAVSGRRIIGDLAEDWRLVDDLTFEFSIRKDATFHNGQQVTAVDVLYSLDRVRLPPRETTRPRRELYASIKDVIAPDRFTLRIIMRQPDAGILSALASGTLVVRPQFDGLEETWRAPDPVGSGPFVFTGYSASGQARYPRYKDYFLKGKPYLDYYELFTVSDATTRIAGLRAGLLDVVLGPLSEQRVRSLREARPDLVFHRAQDPVVGHDVVVNTTRSPFNDLRVRKALRLALDDEAAYVAQESSCGPYIGSPGGLSPWALPQNDLAKRPEAGGDRIQRLAEARKLVADAGLSDALTATVLQRKEEGGVSDPDARIVDAWAKLLAKGINDIGGKAEVQELEAPKQSQERLLSLQYDIAVYPVPYVGYPDPNGLSPVWRSGAPRNYANYADPELDRLLAEQARTLDWAKRLPLVYAAQQRILDSYAAFYLPRPTPCDSGGADAASQPWVKGFQQDWAGARLDAMRFDQVWIDPVVKGNFKRP; this is encoded by the coding sequence ATGCGGTCTCTCCAGAGATGGCTTGCGTGGCCCGCGGCGCTGGCGCTCCTCGCGGCGGCGTGCAATCCGCCCATCGTTGCGGTCCCGACACCGGCCCCTGCGCGTCCCACGCCCGCGCCGTCGCCCACTCCTGCGAGCGCGCCCGTCTCCGGCGGCGCCTTGCGCGTGGCCGTCGCGGAGCAGCCGCCGGAAAGCTCCCGCCTGGACCCGCACGAGGAGCCGACGCCGGCTATCCAGGCCGTCGTAGGCCCGGTGTACAGCGGCCTGGTCCAGTTCGACCCCGCCGTGTCCGGACGTCGCATCATCGGCGACCTGGCAGAGGACTGGCGACTGGTGGACGACCTCACGTTCGAGTTCAGCATCCGCAAGGACGCCACGTTCCACAACGGGCAGCAGGTGACCGCGGTGGATGTCCTCTACAGCCTCGACCGGGTGCGCCTGCCACCGCGTGAAACGACGCGGCCCCGCCGGGAGCTGTACGCCTCCATCAAGGACGTCATCGCGCCGGACAGGTTCACGCTGCGCATCATCATGCGCCAGCCGGACGCGGGCATCCTTTCGGCCCTGGCGAGCGGGACACTGGTCGTCCGGCCTCAGTTCGACGGACTGGAGGAGACGTGGCGCGCGCCAGACCCCGTAGGCAGCGGCCCGTTCGTCTTCACCGGCTATTCAGCCTCCGGGCAGGCGCGTTACCCCCGCTACAAGGACTACTTCCTGAAGGGTAAACCCTACCTGGATTACTACGAGCTGTTCACGGTCAGCGATGCCACCACGCGGATAGCGGGCCTCCGGGCCGGCCTTCTGGACGTTGTGCTTGGTCCTTTGTCCGAACAGCGCGTGCGCTCCCTGCGCGAGGCGCGCCCCGACCTGGTGTTCCACCGGGCGCAGGACCCGGTCGTCGGCCATGATGTCGTGGTGAACACGACCCGCTCCCCGTTCAATGACCTGCGCGTTCGCAAGGCCCTGCGGCTTGCTCTGGACGACGAGGCCGCTTACGTCGCCCAGGAGTCGTCATGCGGGCCGTACATCGGCTCGCCTGGCGGCCTCTCGCCGTGGGCGCTGCCCCAGAACGATCTGGCGAAGCGTCCCGAGGCAGGCGGCGACCGCATCCAGCGCCTCGCCGAGGCCCGGAAGCTTGTCGCGGACGCGGGACTCTCCGACGCCCTGACGGCGACGGTCCTTCAGCGGAAGGAGGAAGGCGGCGTGTCGGACCCGGACGCCAGGATAGTGGACGCATGGGCGAAGCTGCTGGCAAAAGGGATCAACGACATTGGGGGCAAGGCGGAGGTCCAGGAACTGGAGGCGCCCAAGCAGTCCCAGGAGCGCCTGCTGAGCCTGCAGTACGATATCGCGGTCTATCCCGTCCCCTACGTCGGCTATCCCGACCCCAACGGACTCTCCCCTGTCTGGCGCTCCGGCGCGCCGCGCAACTACGCCAACTACGCAGACCCGGAGCTGGACAGGCTCCTAGCGGAGCAGGCCCGGACGCTGGATTGGGCGAAACGCCTCCCGCTCGTGTACGCCGCCCAGCAGCGCATCCTGGACTCCTACGCGGCGTTCTACCTGCCGCGCCCAACGCCCTGCGACTCCGGCGGCGCGGATGCAGCGAGCCAGCCCTGGGTCAAGGGCTTCCAGCAGGACTGGGCCGGAGCGCGACTGGACGCTATGCGTTTCGACCAGGTGTGGATAGACCCCGTGGTCAAGGGCAACTTCAAGAGGCCCTAA